TCCGATCTGTATTATTTGGCCACTTGCTgctcggccgtcttctttATTTCGCCTTGATGCCTTTTTGAGAtacccctcctccccgagAAAGCTATTTCCCAAGctccatctccctcttccccccctccccccttcttcagATCAGACCGGGCCGAGCGCACACTTAGACAATCCAGCAATGGCCAACTCAGTCAGCCCAAAACACCTCCCCAGGATCGACACCTCCATGGTGTCATTCCACACAGAATCCGTCGAGGACAGGctcatctcggccgccgcctcggtgCTGAACCTGCCCAAGAACAGCATCGAGCTGTTTGACTCCTTCTGCGACCTCGGGGGCGACAGACCGTCCGCCGTCGCGTTGAAGAAGAGGTGCATGAGCCTCGGACTGGGCGTGAGGACGAGCGACATCCTCCGCTGTCACACCCTGGCGGAGCTTCAGACGTGCATCACCCCCTTGGTCGTCGAGGTTCAGACCGTGCCCCCCGAGTCCAAGGACTCCGAGGAAGACAGCGCCTCTCCCTCTGATGTCTTCGCCTCAAGTCCcaggagacgacgacgacgacgaaagAGCGCCTGCTCAACAACATCAGCTtcagcatcaacaacatcgttgtcatcatcaacatcaacatcaaaGTCGAcagcaacgacaacaacatcGTCGTCCTGCCGTCGTAACTCGTCAGACAGCGCCGACGTGGCACCGCTCAGAAAGCCAGGTGTCGAGATTGAACTCTTTATCCAGTCAACGCCCCAGGTGAggaacgccgccgtcatcagaCCAAAGGCCGGCTACCTGGAAGGCAAGCTCGTGGCCTTTATCACGCTGGCCTCGGGCTGCCTCTCGCAGTCGTCCAGCCTATCGAGCATCCGACTCGTGCCGCAGTCGCAGATGCACTTTGCCGGGAGCCAGGTCGCCGCTGTCCGCCTGGCCCTCGAGACGTCCGGGGGCTCTCACGCCGTGCCCAGCTCATGGATCGTGCTTGACCAGATGCCTTCCAACGGAGAGGGTTCCGtcgaccggcggcggctccagACGTGGATCCAGAACATCAACCAGGACATGTATCACCAGATATCGAGCCTCGAGTCGCACGAGCTCTTCCAGGAGCCGCTGACCGAGATGGAACGCATCGTACAGACGGCCGTCGCCAACGTGCTCCGGATACCGCCGAGGCAGGTCGGCATGAACTTCTCCTTCGGccagctgggcggcgacgacatctcggccatgatgCTCGTGTCGGCGTGCCGGACGACCGAGTCCGTCATCGTGAGGCCCGAAGACGTCCAGCAGTGCCCGACGCTGGGCCAGTTGGCGGCACGCGCGTACCGGAAGAACGCGAGgcatgccgacgacgacgacgccgcgtGGAGCGAGGAGTCGCTCGAGGGCTTCCGGCTGTCGCCCATGCAGCAGCTGTACTTCGACACAGGGATCGGCGGGCGCATAGAGCAGCGCATGGCATCcagagctgctgctggcggtgttggtagtggcggcggcggcggcggcggcggcggaggtggcggcTACCGCTTCAACCAGAGCCTCCTGCTCCGGGTCAAGAACAACTCGACACTGGAGGACATCCACGCGGCCATCGCGACGGTCGTTGGGCACCACTCGATGCTCCGGGCGCGGTTCCggcccggcgccgacggctgGACGCAGAGGATCGCGCCCAAGGTGGACGGGTCGTACGGGTTCCGGTACCACTCGGTCAGCACGACGGACGAGGTCATGGCCATCGTCGCGCAGTCGCAGGCGACGATCGACATCGAGGCTGGtcccgtcttcgccgtcgaccaCTTCCGGACGCACGACGGCCAGCAGCTGGTCTACCTGCTCGCGCACCACCTCGTCGTGGATATGATGTCGTGGCGCATCATCATccacgacctcgacgagctgctaCGCGAGGGCACGCTGTTTTCGGAGCGCTCCATGCCCTTCCGGCGGTGGAACGAGCTGCAGGAGGAGTACATCGCCGGCCAAGCCCCGGACCAGCTCGTGATGCCGCCGGAATACGCCGGTGTCCTGCCCGGCGGCCAGTACGGCTACTGGGGCCTCGAGGATTCTCTCAACACGTACGCCGACATCTCGGTCGCCAGCTTCACCCTCAGCCCGGAGCTGACGTCGATCCTGCACACGGCGTGCAACCAGGTCTTCAGGACGGACATGTCGGACATCTACatggcggcgctgctgctctcCTTCAGCCAGACGTTCCACGACCGCCCGCGGGCGCCCCCCGTCGTCTGGAACCAGGAGCACGGCCGCGAGCCGTGGAGCCAGGACGTGGAAATCACCGAGACGGTCGGCTGGTTCACGTCGCTGTGCCCCGTGGCGATGGCGGTCGACGCGGCGGACGACCTGCTCCACGTGCTGCGCAAGATGAAGGACACGAGACGGTCGATCCCGCGGCGCGGCTGGAGCTACTTCGCGTCGCGGTACTTCGggcccgaggcggcggcgaggagcacCGAGGGGTGGCCGTTCGAGATCATGTTCACCTACGCCGGATCGGTGCAGCAGCTGGAGCGGGAGAAGGGGGTGCTCGAGCAGCTGACGATCCCCGGCAGGCTGTGGTCGACCGAGGCGGCCGACATCGGGCCGGACGTGCCGCGGATCGCCCTCTTCGAGGTGTCGGCCATGGTCGACCGGGGCGCGGCGTCGGTGCAGGTCGTGTATAACCGGCACTCGAGGCACCAGGACCGCATCGCCGAGTGGATCCAGACGTACGAGCACCTCCTGTACGAGGCCATCGGCCGGCTGCGGTACCGCGGCCAGGAGCTGACGCTGTCGGACGTGCCGATGCTCAACACGACGTACGAGGGCCTCGCGAAGCTCAACACGGACCGGCTCGTGGCGCTGGGCCTCTCGAGCGCGCGGGACATCGAGGACGTGCTGCCCGTGACGGCGCTGCAGCAGGAGATCCTCATCAGCCAGACGCGGGACATGGAGACGTGCCACAGCCACGCCGTGTACGAGCTCGCGTCGGCCAACGGCGTCGTGGCGGACCAGGCGCAGATCTGCGGCATCTGGCAGCACATCGTGGCGCGGTACCCGGCGCTGCGGACCGTCTTCATCGACAGCATCTCGGAGGACGGGCTCTTTGACCAGGTCGTCCTCCGGCGGTGCTCGCCCGACATGCtcttcgtcgacgccgagggcggggaGGACCCCgtggccgtcctcgacgcgctgCCGCCCATTAgcgcgtcgccctcgagcccgCGGCACCGGGTGTCGGTGTGTAAGTCGCACGCCAGCACGTTCCTGCGGCTCGACATCAGCCACGCGCTGTGCGACGCCCTGAGCCTGCAGAACATTGTCTGGGACTTGAAGAGGATGTATAACAACAACAGTAACAGCATCAGTAGTAACAACAGCTCGAGCGGCAGCaaggtgtcgtcgtcgtcgatgaagatGCTCGACCCGTCCCACGCCGCCTGCGTCCGGTACATCTCGTTGGCCCGCCGGGAGAACAGCCTCAACTTCTGGCTCGGCCGGCTCCGGGAGACGAGGCCGTGCCTGTTCCCACGcctgatgacgacgacgacgactaagacgacggcggcgatgacatTCCtagacgacggcaacggcaacgacgacaacgccgcGAGCGCCATGAGACACACCAACTTCCACGTCGAGCTTCCCATGGCGCAGATCGACGACTTTTGCCGGTCCCTAGACATCAGCCGGTCCGTCCTCATGCAGATGGCGTGGGCGCTCGTCTTGCGGGCCTTCACCGGCTCCCACCGAGTGTGCTTCGGCTACCGGTCGTCCGGCCGAGAGGCGGAAGACGCCCCGGAAGGGCTCACCCGCTCCGTCGGCACGTTCGAGAACACGACGGCATGctccgtcggcctcgagaacCACAAGACGGTCGGCTCGGTCCTCAAGACGAtccaggacgacgtcgagaccTGCCGTCCACACCAGCACGTGCCCATATCGGAGATTCAGCATGCCCTCAGCCTTCAGGGGCAGCatcagcggcagcagcaccaccagcgcgacgacggcctcctcTTCAACACGTGTCTGTCCTACCAGGAGGAGCCGCACGAGCTGAAGAGCCGGTtcagctcgacggcgcggccgccgatgaggcTCTCGTGCATCCAGGCCTTCAACACGCCCGACATGGACGTCACCTTGTCGCTGACGCTCGTCAACGGGCGTCTCGTCACGGGCGTCTCGCACCGGCTCATGACGGCGGCCCAGGCGGAGAACCTCACCAACACCTTCGGCCGCGCGGTGCTCTCCCTGCTCGAGGCGGGCCCGGACGCCGCGGTCGGGGGCGTCGACCTCTTCACCGACAGGGACTACGCCCAGCTGCTCATCAGCGACTGGGGCGCGgacaagggcggcaaggaggcCGCGTCGCCCGGGTGCGTCCACGCCTTGGTCTCGCAGCACGCCCGGCTGCGGCCGGATGCCCAGGCCATCTGCGCCTGGGACGGCGAGCTCTCGTACCGCCAGGTCTGCCGTCTCGTCTCGCGGCTGGCGACCTTTCTCGGCCAGTGGGGGGTCCGGCCTGGCGTGGCCGTGCCGGTCATCCTCGACAAGAACAAGTGGGCAGTGATTAGTATCCTGGCCGTGATGAAGTAAGTCTTTtttatactattatactaCTGTAACTGTGTAATGTGCTGTTCTCTTCCATGTTCATACATATATCTATACAAATCTATATGTATGACACATAtatatgtatatatatatatatacatcCAACTAACACGataaccccccccccagagccggcggctgcttcgtgcccatcgacgccgaggaccgaGCCAACGTCGAGACCTTTGTCCGCCAGATCTCGCccaaggtcgtcgtcgccacaGACATGATGTGGAAGcacctcgaggccatcgtcgacggcgtcgtcgtcgtcgacgactcCCTCTTCGAGGTCAACTTCGCCATGGAGGCCCCTTTACCCATGGCCGCGCCCAACGACGCCGCCTGCATCCTCCTCTCGCCGGGCTCGTCTCGCGGCcgcgaggccaagggcatcgtCTTCCCCCACGCCGCCCTCTCGTCCGCCTTCGTCACGCAGggccgcgccctcggccttgacggcgacaGCCGCGTCATGCAGCTCTCGTCCTTTTGCGTCGACACGGCGCTGGTCGAGCTGCTGTCGACCCTCGTCCACGGCGGCTGCGTGTGCGTGCCGTCCTCGGTCGAGCGGACCAGcgacatcgtcggcgccgcccgccgcatGGACGTCAACTGGAGCTACATGACGCCCGTCCTGGCCCGCAAGATGACGCCGGCCGCCATCCCGAGCCTGCGGACGGTCTGCTTCCGcacccgccgcctcgacgggGACACCTGCGGCCCCTGGATGGCCGCCACGAGGGTCCTGCTCGCCTACGGCGCCCCGGACGTCTGCCCGCTGGGCGTGTcggtcctcgaggtcgcccgGCCGTCGGACCTCACCCGCGTCGCGCCGCCCTTCCTCGGCCGCTTCTGGATCGTCAACCCGGAGGACCACCGCAAGCTGATgcccatcggcgccgtcggcgagctcgtcatCGAGAGCCCGACCCTGGCCCACCGCTTCGTCCCCGGCCAGCCGCTGTGCCGCCTGCCCCAGGACGCCGACTTGGCGCTTGAGGACGGCAAGCCGAGGACGCGTTACTTCAAGACGGGCCACCGCGTGCGGTACATGGAGGACGGCATGCTCGACTTTGTCTCTAGTGTCCGTGATGATCtggagagcggcggcggcggcggaggcggtagcagcaacagcagcaacagcggcatcggcatcggccagGCCGCTCCCCTGCCCGtggccgagatcgagcaGAAGCTCCGGCGGtgcctcggccagggcgtcgacctcgccgtcgagtccATCATCAGCCGGGACGCGCAGCCGTCGCTCGCGGCCTttgtcgagctcggcgagagGCTGTTCGAGGGCTCCGAGGACCTCACGAGGATCAGCGTGACGACCCGCGAGCGCACCTACATCGCCAAGAAGCTCATCGAGTCGTCCCTCGGCACCAGCCTGCCGTCGCACATGATGCCCACCGTCTTCGTCCCCGTCAAGCACCTGCCCGTCACGCCCTCGCTGAAGGTGAACCGCCGCAAGCTGCAGAAGATGGTCGGCTGGCTGTCCCAGGACCAGCTCGTGGCCCTgtcggccgtcgcctcgcCC
This genomic interval from Colletotrichum higginsianum IMI 349063 chromosome 9, whole genome shotgun sequence contains the following:
- a CDS encoding AMP-binding enzyme, with translation MANSVSPKHLPRIDTSMVSFHTESVEDRLISAAASVLNLPKNSIELFDSFCDLGGDRPSAVALKKRCMSLGLGVRTSDILRCHTLAELQTCITPLVVEVQTVPPESKDSEEDSASPSDVFASSPRRRRRRRKSACSTTSASASTTSLSSSTSTSKSTATTTTSSSCRRNSSDSADVAPLRKPGVEIELFIQSTPQVRNAAVIRPKAGYLEGKLVAFITLASGCLSQSSSLSSIRLVPQSQMHFAGSQVAAVRLALETSGGSHAVPSSWIVLDQMPSNGEGSVDRRRLQTWIQNINQDMYHQISSLESHELFQEPLTEMERIVQTAVANVLRIPPRQVGMNFSFGQLGGDDISAMMLVSACRTTESVIVRPEDVQQCPTLGQLAARAYRKNARHADDDDAAWSEESLEGFRLSPMQQLYFDTGIGGRIEQRMASRAAAGGVGSGGGGGGGGGGGGYRFNQSLLLRVKNNSTLEDIHAAIATVVGHHSMLRARFRPGADGWTQRIAPKVDGSYGFRYHSVSTTDEVMAIVAQSQATIDIEAGPVFAVDHFRTHDGQQLVYLLAHHLVVDMMSWRIIIHDLDELLREGTLFSERSMPFRRWNELQEEYIAGQAPDQLVMPPEYAGVLPGGQYGYWGLEDSLNTYADISVASFTLSPELTSILHTACNQVFRTDMSDIYMAALLLSFSQTFHDRPRAPPVVWNQEHGREPWSQDVEITETVGWFTSLCPVAMAVDAADDLLHVLRKMKDTRRSIPRRGWSYFASRYFGPEAAARSTEGWPFEIMFTYAGSVQQLEREKGVLEQLTIPGRLWSTEAADIGPDVPRIALFEVSAMVDRGAASVQVVYNRHSRHQDRIAEWIQTYEHLLYEAIGRLRYRGQELTLSDVPMLNTTYEGLAKLNTDRLVALGLSSARDIEDVLPVTALQQEILISQTRDMETCHSHAVYELASANGVVADQAQICGIWQHIVARYPALRTVFIDSISEDGLFDQVVLRRCSPDMLFVDAEGGEDPVAVLDALPPISASPSSPRHRVSVCKSHASTFLRLDISHALCDALSLQNIVWDLKRMYNNNSNSISSNNSSSGSKVSSSSMKMLDPSHAACVRYISLARRENSLNFWLGRLRETRPCLFPRLMTTTTTKTTAAMTFLDDGNGNDDNAASAMRHTNFHVELPMAQIDDFCRSLDISRSVLMQMAWALVLRAFTGSHRVCFGYRSSGREAEDAPEGLTRSVGTFENTTACSVGLENHKTVGSVLKTIQDDVETCRPHQHVPISEIQHALSLQGQHQRQQHHQRDDGLLFNTCLSYQEEPHELKSRFSSTARPPMRLSCIQAFNTPDMDVTLSLTLVNGRLVTGVSHRLMTAAQAENLTNTFGRAVLSLLEAGPDAAVGGVDLFTDRDYAQLLISDWGADKGGKEAASPGCVHALVSQHARLRPDAQAICAWDGELSYRQVCRLVSRLATFLGQWGVRPGVAVPVILDKNKWAVISILAVMKAGGCFVPIDAEDRANVETFVRQISPKVVVATDMMWKHLEAIVDGVVVVDDSLFEVNFAMEAPLPMAAPNDAACILLSPGSSRGREAKGIVFPHAALSSAFVTQGRALGLDGDSRVMQLSSFCVDTALVELLSTLVHGGCVCVPSSVERTSDIVGAARRMDVNWSYMTPVLARKMTPAAIPSLRTVCFRTRRLDGDTCGPWMAATRVLLAYGAPDVCPLGVSVLEVARPSDLTRVAPPFLGRFWIVNPEDHRKLMPIGAVGELVIESPTLAHRFVPGQPLCRLPQDADLALEDGKPRTRYFKTGHRVRYMEDGMLDFVSSVRDDLESGGGGGGGSSNSSNSGIGIGQAAPLPVAEIEQKLRRCLGQGVDLAVESIISRDAQPSLAAFVELGERLFEGSEDLTRISVTTRERTYIAKKLIESSLGTSLPSHMMPTVFVPVKHLPVTPSLKVNRRKLQKMVGWLSQDQLVALSAVASPDEIRSVGIKPLPLTKVEERMRSVWASVLGVEAEAIHGNQSFVMLGGRSYLAGRLVVACRKRGLIIALPDVLRGASLTELCQGITLSSDYALEAAAELSTETSAAPSSASASASGASAPASASASASSPEMPFEEHFVRDVIAPKLKVAREAICDVAEASATQLRFLETGLLKGNASLTYFTFSFTGAVQTKKLEAVCLCLAKIHPILRTAFVVHERRVYQAALKSFVPEFKRVEVPTWRVSAMTEKLIKRDQTGSFNLEVPATKFFFVDAGKQSNLVLRLSGAQYDDASVSLLLQHLRSIYVSPSCPPRRATYFDFARSATNNNTITTTAAAAAAAAGSAKDHWASVLDGAKMTRVVAHSKPPAMSANVKTISQRVSVMSLANIGISFDTVVKSAWAMVLGNLAGSGDVLFGEVVEGRHLRLPDGSDVSGTLGPVSNAIPVRVRFADTLSSPLELLKHVHGQRVASIPFENMGWLDVVEKCTKMPYWTRFSTVVEHRHQDAAREAAAVFNLGGAVKCRFAVHEAASRDVYDLHVVSAQETAAAGDISLTFCENRIPAMFAADALRALCANIELLTSVSMLHPLIPSAADYRDVPPQIPLPRLEMETKPTTAAGAAMSGTHRAAVQAAISRVWTAALDPRSLGVPEAQLHNAAFYDLWASMVPAFQLAEMLTQELPRLGLPGSHHLTVSMEEVMAHPTMAEQFELAARKMRDARRRTIVEVFSSSTTSSSSSSSSSSRTHPSWGRRGLKMLVSGGGSTSTSTSASVNASSSSSVDVYRGPSAQQQQQQGGAPFMDSIAEGAISGGIRAARPASPVELDGPRRQRLSLAVEHDGSSMESLTTGSSRTDEETEDRRPSVPGNGEDREEEDADVVSPLSATTTTAPTPVKESRIRRKAGSVLSRISLVSPSGFDMTVQPNEASRLLCLLLQPARLVLLENRRLARKALHLDVELRVVTPLCPGRARVGALLRPRALGAHQLGRHGPEEPPQGRHRAADDEQIHLDEAVMARGYPNLDRRPHLQTQDHGYGYHEEDDVGHDVGDGDGHVQNSRVETLPRAVGVPVGADRPAVEEEQRGDDDGVGGHHGDGEQDRPSVPALRGDVESIKTPGRQRQPRSKHERGASGEGKGALTIVDLGAVTEEELGVEPLDQGQEGQRTQDPEHEIVLEHLLLLRVLKVDPVARRRRDEGRHAIRHRELGHRDGARREADASREKETKKKKARER